A window of the Pelagicoccus albus genome harbors these coding sequences:
- a CDS encoding RrF2 family transcriptional regulator — protein MELTKFSDYSLRTLIYLGINEERVVPLLEISEAYSISRNTLAKISNFLSQHEVIISSRGNQGGVRLAKAAEDINIGTLVRKTESHIPLVECFASDGGSCCINKCCTLKGVLRSAENAFYKELEKYSLADLITGKSRIREAFGIG, from the coding sequence ATGGAGCTAACGAAATTCTCAGACTACAGCCTTCGTACCCTAATATACTTGGGGATCAACGAAGAGAGAGTAGTCCCACTCCTGGAAATTTCAGAAGCTTACTCCATCTCCAGAAACACACTGGCCAAGATATCAAACTTCCTCTCGCAACACGAAGTAATCATAAGCTCGAGAGGAAACCAAGGGGGCGTTCGGCTCGCAAAAGCAGCGGAAGATATAAACATTGGCACTCTAGTAAGGAAAACAGAAAGCCATATCCCCTTGGTTGAATGCTTCGCCTCAGATGGAGGGTCTTGCTGCATTAACAAATGCTGCACTCTCAAGGGCGTGCTGAGAAGCGCCGAGAACGCCTTCTATAAAGAGTTAGAGAAATACTCGCTCGCTGATTTGATAAC
- the hisF gene encoding imidazole glycerol phosphate synthase subunit HisF has translation MLAKRIIPCLDVHAGRVVKGVKFKELRDAGDPVESAKAYDQQGADELVFLDITASSDERQIMRDVVERTASECFMPLTVGGGLRTVDDITKMLHSGADKVSLNTAAINNPDLIFQSARKFGNQCIVLAIDAKRDGDSWRVYTHGGRNPTPLDAIEWAKRAVSLGAGEILLTSMDADGTLAGYDCELTRRISESVEVPVIASGGAGNLDHLVDVLEKGKASAVLAASIFHFGTYTIQQAKERLAAAGLPARL, from the coding sequence GTGTTAGCCAAACGGATCATACCTTGCCTCGATGTACACGCCGGACGTGTCGTCAAAGGCGTTAAGTTCAAAGAGCTCCGCGACGCCGGAGACCCAGTCGAATCAGCCAAGGCCTACGACCAACAAGGCGCCGACGAACTGGTATTCCTCGACATTACAGCCTCCTCCGACGAGCGGCAGATCATGCGAGACGTCGTTGAGCGGACCGCATCCGAGTGCTTCATGCCTCTTACTGTTGGCGGCGGACTACGCACCGTCGACGATATCACAAAGATGCTGCATTCGGGAGCAGACAAAGTTTCCCTTAATACCGCTGCCATCAACAACCCGGACCTGATCTTTCAATCCGCCCGCAAGTTCGGAAACCAGTGCATCGTGCTCGCCATCGACGCCAAGCGCGACGGCGACTCCTGGCGAGTCTACACCCATGGTGGACGGAATCCCACTCCCCTTGACGCCATCGAATGGGCGAAAAGAGCCGTTTCGCTGGGAGCGGGTGAAATCCTTCTCACCAGTATGGACGCCGATGGCACCTTGGCCGGATACGACTGCGAGTTGACCCGCCGCATTTCCGAATCTGTTGAAGTGCCCGTTATCGCATCCGGAGGAGCGGGCAACCTCGACCACCTGGTCGATGTTTTGGAAAAAGGAAAAGCTTCCGCCGTACTCGCCGCGTCAATCTTCCACTTTGGAACCTATACGATCCAACAAGCGAAAGAACGCCTGGCCGCCGCCGGCCTTCCTGCACGCCTCTAG
- the rho gene encoding transcription termination factor Rho: protein MDNEKEKNEQTITVEGVLEISKKKTGQLLDLSKNGRQRPTDPFVPKELIRRFKLRTGSHIVAQATTDPRFQNPKVRFIEKVDGVSVEERRKFTPFTQLTTITPEEHIKLETDKKRMTTRCIDLFCPIGKGTRGLIVAPPRTGKTTLLTHIAQGINANHPEIHLMVLLVDERPEEVTDFRRNIDAEVWASSNDEQLESHLRVADLCIERAKGLVETGKDVVILMDSITRLARAHNSAKKSGRTMSGGLDIRALEKPRQIFAAARNTEEAGSLTIIASALIETGSRMDELIFQEFKGTGNMEMVLDRKIADMRIYPAMNIATSGTRREELLIPEEQLESIHFFRRALVQQKPEDAAETMITRLSKTDSNQDLLDLISR from the coding sequence ATGGATAACGAAAAAGAAAAAAACGAACAAACCATCACCGTAGAAGGCGTACTCGAAATCTCGAAGAAGAAGACCGGACAGCTGCTCGACCTGAGCAAAAACGGCCGCCAACGCCCTACTGACCCATTTGTCCCGAAGGAGCTTATTCGTCGATTCAAGCTACGTACCGGAAGCCATATCGTCGCCCAAGCGACGACGGACCCTCGCTTTCAAAACCCCAAAGTCCGCTTCATCGAAAAAGTGGACGGGGTTAGCGTCGAGGAACGCCGCAAGTTCACCCCTTTCACCCAGCTCACCACCATCACCCCCGAGGAGCACATCAAGCTGGAAACCGACAAGAAGCGCATGACCACCCGCTGCATCGACCTTTTCTGCCCTATCGGCAAAGGGACTCGCGGTCTTATCGTAGCGCCTCCCAGAACCGGAAAAACCACCCTCCTCACTCACATTGCTCAAGGCATCAACGCCAACCATCCGGAAATTCATCTCATGGTCCTGCTCGTCGACGAGCGACCCGAAGAAGTTACCGATTTCCGGAGAAACATCGATGCGGAAGTCTGGGCATCGTCCAATGACGAGCAGCTGGAAAGCCACCTTCGCGTAGCCGATCTCTGCATCGAAAGAGCAAAGGGCCTCGTCGAAACCGGCAAAGACGTCGTCATTTTGATGGATTCCATTACTCGACTCGCCCGCGCCCACAACTCCGCCAAAAAGTCGGGCCGAACCATGTCGGGCGGCTTGGACATCCGCGCCCTCGAGAAACCTCGCCAAATCTTTGCCGCCGCGAGAAACACCGAGGAAGCCGGCAGCCTGACCATTATCGCCTCCGCCCTCATCGAGACCGGAAGCCGAATGGACGAACTCATTTTCCAGGAATTCAAGGGAACGGGCAACATGGAGATGGTGCTCGATCGAAAGATAGCCGATATGCGCATCTATCCGGCCATGAACATCGCCACCTCCGGCACGCGCCGCGAGGAGCTGCTCATCCCGGAAGAGCAACTCGAAAGCATCCACTTCTTCCGCCGCGCCCTCGTGCAGCAGAAACCAGAGGATGCGGCCGAGACCATGATCACTCGACTTTCCAAAACCGACTCTAACCAAGACCTCCTAGACCTCATCAGTAGATAA
- the acs gene encoding acetate--CoA ligase produces MPNKTTSSASLGEKVSPSSEFKKQATVKSMAEYKRLYAESVSDPEKFWNAQAKELLFWRKPWKQTLEWKEPQAKWFVGGKLNVCENCVDRHVGTPRENKAALIFEGEPGDQQTLTYKQLHVEVCKFANVLESRGIKKGDRIAIYMPMTCEAVVAMLASARIGAIHTVIFGGFSSESIKDRVNDCQAKLVVTADGGWRRGSVVDLKMHVNRAIQDCPTVETVVVVKRIGNTRVSMKTGRDYWYHTVMEGASHKHTAKAFDAETPLFILYTSGSTGKPKGVLHTSGGYLLGTTMTSKYVFDLKDSDTYWCTADIGWITGHSYVTYGILSNGATNLIYEGAPNYPDVNRFWDIVERHRVTIFYTAPTAIRAFMKWGDHHVKKHDLSSLRLLGSVGEPINPEAWKWYYKTIGGGRCPIVDTWWQTETGAIMITTLPGAAYSKPGSAGLPFFGVVPKVFNDAGEEVKKGESGKLVLTQPWPSMLRGLYGDRKRYKETYWSEYKGIYFCGDGCRQDKDGYFWIVGRIDDVLNVSGHRIGTAEVESALVSHGAVAESAVVGRPHELKGSAVVCFVTLKEGVEPTDELRRELREHVGEEIGAIAKPDEVRFAPALPKTRSGKIMRRLLKDIAAGREIAQDTTTLEDLNVVKALQKG; encoded by the coding sequence GTGCCAAACAAGACCACTTCATCTGCGAGTCTTGGCGAAAAGGTTTCGCCGTCTTCCGAATTCAAAAAGCAAGCAACCGTCAAAAGCATGGCCGAATATAAACGGCTCTACGCGGAGTCTGTTTCCGATCCGGAAAAGTTTTGGAACGCTCAAGCGAAGGAGCTGCTTTTCTGGAGAAAACCATGGAAGCAAACGCTTGAGTGGAAAGAACCCCAAGCTAAATGGTTCGTCGGTGGCAAGCTAAATGTTTGCGAGAACTGCGTCGACCGTCATGTGGGAACCCCTCGCGAGAACAAGGCAGCCCTGATTTTCGAGGGTGAGCCTGGGGATCAGCAGACGTTGACCTACAAGCAGTTGCACGTGGAAGTATGCAAATTTGCCAACGTTTTGGAGTCTCGGGGGATTAAGAAGGGCGATCGTATCGCGATCTACATGCCGATGACTTGCGAGGCTGTTGTCGCCATGTTGGCCAGCGCTAGAATCGGGGCAATCCATACGGTGATATTTGGAGGCTTTAGCTCCGAATCGATCAAAGATCGCGTCAACGACTGCCAAGCTAAGCTTGTTGTGACCGCGGATGGCGGGTGGCGTCGTGGCTCGGTGGTCGATCTGAAGATGCATGTCAATCGAGCCATCCAAGATTGCCCAACCGTCGAAACGGTCGTGGTCGTGAAGCGGATCGGCAATACGCGTGTATCCATGAAGACGGGACGCGACTACTGGTACCATACCGTGATGGAGGGCGCTAGCCACAAGCACACAGCCAAGGCTTTCGATGCGGAGACGCCACTTTTCATTCTTTATACAAGTGGCAGCACAGGAAAGCCAAAGGGGGTCTTGCATACCAGTGGAGGCTATCTTCTCGGTACCACTATGACATCGAAATATGTTTTCGATCTCAAAGACTCCGATACTTATTGGTGTACCGCGGACATCGGCTGGATCACGGGGCACAGCTACGTGACTTATGGTATTCTTTCCAATGGCGCAACCAACTTGATTTACGAAGGAGCTCCCAACTATCCGGATGTTAATCGCTTTTGGGACATCGTGGAGCGTCATCGCGTTACGATTTTCTACACAGCTCCGACTGCGATTCGCGCTTTCATGAAATGGGGCGACCATCACGTGAAGAAGCATGATCTGAGCTCGCTGCGCTTGCTGGGCTCCGTCGGCGAACCGATTAATCCAGAGGCTTGGAAATGGTACTACAAGACGATCGGTGGTGGACGTTGCCCCATCGTCGATACTTGGTGGCAAACCGAGACAGGTGCGATCATGATTACCACCTTGCCAGGGGCTGCGTATTCAAAACCTGGATCCGCTGGACTGCCGTTCTTCGGCGTTGTGCCCAAGGTTTTCAACGATGCTGGTGAAGAGGTCAAAAAGGGCGAAAGCGGAAAACTCGTGCTCACTCAGCCATGGCCTTCGATGCTCAGAGGACTTTATGGAGATCGCAAACGTTACAAGGAAACTTATTGGAGCGAGTACAAGGGAATCTATTTTTGCGGCGACGGTTGTCGTCAGGACAAGGATGGCTATTTCTGGATCGTGGGTCGTATCGACGATGTATTGAACGTTTCAGGACACCGTATCGGTACGGCCGAAGTAGAAAGCGCTTTGGTCAGTCACGGAGCGGTGGCGGAATCCGCGGTAGTTGGAAGACCGCATGAGCTGAAGGGAAGCGCTGTGGTTTGTTTCGTAACTCTGAAGGAAGGGGTCGAGCCGACCGATGAGTTGCGGCGTGAGCTTCGCGAACATGTGGGTGAAGAGATTGGCGCCATCGCCAAGCCGGACGAAGTTCGGTTTGCTCCGGCTCTGCCAAAGACTCGTAGCGGCAAGATCATGAGACGTCTTCTCAAAGACATTGCCGCTGGCAGGGAGATCGCTCAGGACACGACGACTTTGGAAGACTTAAACGTCGTCAAAGCCCTGCAAAAGGGATAG
- a CDS encoding type IV pilus modification PilV family protein: MLRLFQSSVCKFFSLDRRERRSLNSRSGFSLVEVMVASTIMAVAMISVFSLSLQSSKLGDEARLRMQLLQHTRSEVESLIALPYTSAALQEGTYEISRGGFTGEYTVSVRAGTDGDCKDIVVRMDGLSGSDTISIELRTLMSSTLHG; encoded by the coding sequence ATGCTCCGACTTTTTCAGTCTTCAGTTTGCAAGTTTTTCTCTCTGGACCGCAGAGAGAGGCGTAGCCTGAACTCTCGCTCTGGTTTTTCCTTAGTAGAGGTGATGGTTGCGTCCACTATCATGGCCGTCGCCATGATCAGCGTCTTTTCGCTCTCTCTTCAATCGAGCAAGTTGGGCGATGAGGCACGCTTGCGAATGCAGCTTTTGCAACACACCCGATCCGAGGTCGAATCTTTGATCGCCTTACCCTACACATCCGCCGCTTTGCAGGAGGGAACTTACGAGATCTCACGAGGCGGGTTCACGGGCGAGTATACCGTGTCTGTTCGAGCGGGCACCGATGGAGACTGCAAGGATATCGTGGTTCGTATGGATGGACTATCGGGCAGCGACACGATTTCGATCGAACTCAGAACTTTGATGAGCAGTACGCTTCATGGATAA
- a CDS encoding PulJ/GspJ family protein yields MDNRGSRTKSGFTLTELLVALAITGLVFGGMVGVMVSQGRLAVFNQASNRNLTDSAMIVQKLVHGQEGSWGFRTASKIAFAVVPTAEVDSSGSVGWQAVYRHGIEFTREVPSDMAIEEQTLVYDPNADTITLNGNVIGENVVDSYLVYNNPIVAIGVQTQKDGTGVEHMFEASCALRN; encoded by the coding sequence ATGGATAATAGAGGTTCACGTACTAAATCCGGTTTTACGCTGACGGAGCTTCTCGTTGCTCTTGCCATAACGGGATTGGTCTTCGGCGGCATGGTGGGCGTGATGGTCTCGCAAGGCCGTTTGGCGGTCTTCAACCAAGCCAGTAATCGCAACCTAACCGATTCAGCGATGATCGTGCAAAAGCTTGTCCACGGACAAGAGGGCTCCTGGGGCTTTCGCACTGCATCCAAAATAGCATTTGCTGTGGTTCCGACGGCTGAGGTTGATTCCAGCGGGTCAGTCGGTTGGCAGGCTGTGTATCGCCACGGTATCGAATTCACAAGAGAAGTGCCCTCGGATATGGCAATCGAGGAGCAGACGCTCGTATATGATCCGAACGCGGATACCATCACGCTCAACGGTAATGTGATTGGTGAAAACGTCGTCGATTCTTACCTGGTCTACAACAACCCGATCGTTGCCATCGGGGTGCAAACGCAGAAAGACGGAACCGGAGTCGAACACATGTTCGAAGCTTCGTGCGCATTGCGAAACTAA
- a CDS encoding DUF3891 family protein, translating to MFITQVADRWFFTTQSDHSNLVGQIAAMWGNSDFDRPEPLRSMILAAAEHDHVWVREDHQGILKHDGVPYDFANLPYDRHTSLYAEGARQVGSRDSYAGLMVSLHGMGIYNMRHGTDQTMIRRRTTARDEKIIDDYIDREECYQSVLKSDLKSSHAEYLEDESFWTNYHLLQVWDRLGILLSKYEQGDFVIEPTPTNYSGGRTRLEFKWSGDFRYTVDPYPFALPEVSFCFLARWLDRIKFENDETYRRCLDLTPRVAVNYTFAPIKA from the coding sequence ATGTTTATTACGCAGGTTGCAGACCGCTGGTTTTTTACCACTCAATCCGACCATAGTAACCTAGTAGGCCAGATCGCCGCGATGTGGGGGAATTCGGATTTCGACAGGCCCGAACCATTGCGGTCGATGATTCTTGCGGCTGCCGAGCACGATCATGTCTGGGTACGGGAGGACCATCAGGGAATTTTGAAACACGACGGAGTCCCCTATGACTTCGCGAATCTACCGTATGACCGACACACCTCGCTTTACGCGGAAGGTGCGAGACAAGTGGGTTCGAGGGATTCTTATGCGGGGCTGATGGTCTCTCTTCACGGGATGGGAATCTACAATATGCGCCACGGTACTGATCAGACTATGATTCGCCGTCGCACCACTGCGAGAGACGAGAAAATTATCGACGATTACATCGATCGAGAAGAGTGCTACCAGTCTGTCCTGAAATCGGACTTAAAGAGCTCGCACGCGGAGTACTTGGAAGATGAATCCTTTTGGACCAATTACCATTTGCTGCAGGTGTGGGATCGTTTAGGAATTCTTTTGAGCAAATACGAGCAGGGCGACTTTGTCATCGAACCTACTCCGACGAACTATTCGGGAGGGCGGACTCGGCTAGAATTCAAATGGTCTGGGGATTTTCGCTATACTGTCGATCCGTATCCATTTGCCTTGCCCGAAGTCAGTTTTTGTTTTCTCGCTCGCTGGCTTGATCGCATCAAGTTTGAGAACGACGAAACGTACCGAAGGTGTCTCGACCTTACGCCTCGAGTGGCGGTGAACTACACCTTTGCTCCAATTAAAGCTTAG
- a CDS encoding FAD binding domain-containing protein, with product MKPPPFEYIRPDCLEEALQLLSAHSGEARVLAGGQSLIPQLNLRTIRVKKLIDANGIEELFGVSVSDGYLHIGAMTRQVDLEEDSAIKGYFPEFLELLPSLGFSSTRNRGTVGGSIAFADPAAELPALALALEGEVKLQSQRTGTRILSVEDFLVGPFKTVAQPDEMLTGIRLPLRSALPRSFVREVNLRSLGRAAAGIIALAPDGETPTATLFAWADRPRKIAIRPPQDHLESTAEQWLESCGLSADSPSWQDDAHGSKAYRIHVFASLLQEAATALALV from the coding sequence GTGAAACCTCCACCCTTTGAATACATAAGACCGGATTGTCTCGAGGAGGCGTTGCAGTTGCTTTCCGCCCATTCGGGCGAGGCTCGAGTTCTCGCGGGCGGCCAGAGCCTAATCCCCCAACTTAATCTTCGCACAATCCGGGTCAAAAAGTTGATCGACGCGAATGGGATTGAGGAACTGTTCGGTGTTTCTGTATCAGACGGATACCTACATATTGGAGCTATGACAAGGCAGGTTGATTTAGAAGAAGATAGCGCCATTAAAGGATACTTCCCGGAATTCCTAGAATTGCTTCCCAGCCTTGGATTTTCATCAACTCGCAACCGAGGTACCGTGGGAGGATCGATCGCGTTTGCAGATCCAGCCGCCGAGCTTCCCGCTTTGGCCCTCGCCTTGGAAGGCGAGGTTAAATTGCAGTCTCAAAGAACTGGGACCCGCATCCTTAGCGTTGAGGACTTTCTGGTTGGTCCTTTCAAAACAGTTGCTCAGCCGGACGAGATGTTGACGGGGATTCGACTTCCGCTCCGATCGGCACTTCCTCGATCATTTGTCCGAGAGGTCAATCTGAGAAGCCTAGGCCGAGCTGCAGCCGGAATCATTGCTCTCGCCCCCGATGGGGAAACTCCAACCGCAACGCTTTTCGCCTGGGCTGACAGACCTCGCAAAATAGCAATCCGACCTCCTCAAGACCACTTGGAATCGACCGCAGAGCAGTGGCTCGAATCCTGCGGTCTTTCAGCAGACTCCCCTAGCTGGCAAGACGACGCCCATGGATCAAAAGCCTACCGCATCCACGTATTTGCTTCGCTACTACAGGAAGCGGCTACCGCGTTGGCACTCGTCTAA
- a CDS encoding xanthine dehydrogenase family protein molybdopterin-binding subunit encodes MKPHSFGQRSRRLEDPKLLAGKALFVDDVQRPEMLHLCFVRSPYAHARIRSIDTKSARALDGVCGVFTAEDMGDTYKSGPLIVPPPPIQDLVFRQRTQWPMASDKTRYAGEPVAVVVAESRYIAEDAAELVEVEYEPLAPVVGFQDSLSENAALIHEDLDSNLAAEALQQKGDYDKNVSSADLIVSDVFHYERPLAASMENRGYVAEYDFHTEKMTVWATTQAPIPLRNLLADYLGLREGQVEVVAPFIGGGFGPKIMIMYSEEMVIGWLSLKLKRPIKWIEDRTENFVATTQERGQVHHAEMALTADGVIIGVKDDFIHDTGAYNPYGLTVPLNSQCTLLGPYKVPHYKSRFKAVYTNKTPVTPVRGAGRQHGVFTMERLLDKAAKKLNLSPHEIRRRNFLKPDDFPHKHGIIYQDFSALTYDSGNYEPALDLALEHIGYESFKQKEQADYLAQGRRVGIGLAAYVEGSGIGPYEGARVTVGSDGSVAVATGIGTQGQGHFTVFAQIVREQLGVPLEMIRVTTGDTRIFHWGTGTFASRGAVVGGNACHAAAQAVRSKILQMAALKWNVPAGSLELSDGFVQVVNDPTRKMGLGELAREANPLRGAVPPDAEPGLEATRYFGPEMGATANGVHAAIVEIDPNTYEIKVLRYVIVHDCGKVINPMILEGQILGGFSMGLGHALYESLNYDSQGVLSGTNLHDYMMPTAPDMPEVVTDHVETPATKNPLGVKGAGEAGTIPVSAVIAQAVDDAFSEQDLYIRKIPLTPSLLFSNLRETSTL; translated from the coding sequence ATGAAGCCGCATTCCTTTGGCCAAAGAAGCCGGCGATTGGAGGACCCGAAACTATTAGCTGGAAAAGCTCTCTTCGTGGACGATGTGCAACGTCCCGAAATGCTACATCTCTGCTTCGTCCGAAGCCCCTATGCCCACGCTCGTATTCGATCTATCGACACAAAGTCGGCTAGGGCACTCGATGGTGTGTGCGGAGTATTTACCGCCGAGGATATGGGCGATACCTACAAATCTGGCCCACTGATCGTTCCCCCTCCCCCGATTCAGGATCTCGTTTTTCGCCAGAGAACCCAGTGGCCAATGGCGAGCGACAAAACTCGCTACGCCGGGGAACCGGTGGCGGTTGTGGTGGCGGAGAGTCGCTACATTGCAGAAGATGCGGCGGAACTGGTTGAGGTTGAATACGAACCACTCGCCCCTGTAGTCGGTTTCCAAGACTCGCTCAGCGAGAACGCTGCCCTTATCCACGAGGATCTGGATAGTAATCTGGCAGCAGAAGCGTTGCAGCAAAAAGGCGACTACGATAAGAACGTTAGTTCGGCAGATCTCATCGTGTCAGACGTTTTCCACTACGAGCGCCCCTTGGCCGCTTCTATGGAGAACCGAGGCTACGTGGCCGAATACGATTTTCACACCGAAAAGATGACAGTGTGGGCAACCACACAGGCGCCTATTCCGCTGCGTAACTTGCTCGCCGATTACCTTGGATTGAGAGAGGGGCAAGTGGAAGTCGTCGCCCCTTTTATCGGTGGAGGTTTTGGTCCCAAGATCATGATCATGTACTCGGAAGAGATGGTAATCGGGTGGCTGAGCCTGAAGCTAAAACGTCCAATCAAGTGGATCGAAGACCGAACCGAGAATTTCGTGGCAACCACTCAGGAGCGAGGTCAGGTGCATCATGCTGAAATGGCTCTCACAGCTGACGGAGTGATCATCGGCGTGAAGGACGACTTCATCCACGACACGGGAGCTTACAACCCCTATGGATTAACCGTTCCCCTAAACAGCCAATGCACCCTGCTCGGACCGTATAAGGTCCCGCACTACAAGAGCCGTTTCAAAGCTGTTTATACCAATAAAACTCCGGTCACTCCCGTTCGCGGAGCGGGACGTCAACATGGAGTTTTCACCATGGAGCGCCTTTTGGACAAAGCGGCGAAAAAGCTAAACCTAAGCCCTCACGAGATACGCCGTAGAAACTTCCTGAAGCCAGACGACTTCCCCCATAAGCACGGTATTATCTACCAAGACTTTTCAGCCTTAACTTATGACAGCGGCAACTACGAGCCAGCTCTCGACCTCGCTCTCGAACATATTGGATACGAATCTTTCAAACAGAAAGAACAAGCCGACTATCTCGCTCAAGGACGGCGAGTGGGCATCGGATTGGCCGCCTACGTGGAAGGCTCGGGAATAGGTCCATACGAAGGAGCTCGAGTCACAGTGGGTAGCGATGGGTCAGTAGCCGTAGCAACAGGAATAGGCACACAAGGGCAAGGGCACTTCACAGTCTTCGCTCAGATCGTAAGGGAACAACTCGGAGTGCCGCTTGAAATGATCCGTGTCACTACCGGGGATACGCGAATTTTCCATTGGGGGACCGGCACCTTCGCTAGTCGAGGGGCTGTGGTCGGCGGCAACGCCTGTCACGCGGCTGCCCAAGCTGTCAGAAGCAAGATTCTACAAATGGCCGCCTTGAAGTGGAACGTTCCTGCAGGGTCACTGGAGCTGTCAGACGGCTTTGTGCAGGTGGTCAATGACCCAACTCGAAAAATGGGTCTTGGCGAGCTCGCTCGCGAGGCGAACCCGTTACGGGGAGCGGTGCCACCCGATGCGGAACCGGGGCTTGAAGCGACTCGCTACTTCGGCCCAGAGATGGGCGCTACTGCCAACGGAGTGCATGCGGCGATCGTTGAGATCGACCCCAATACCTACGAAATAAAAGTGCTTCGCTACGTGATCGTACACGACTGCGGCAAAGTGATAAACCCAATGATCTTGGAGGGTCAGATCCTCGGCGGTTTCTCAATGGGGCTCGGGCACGCTTTGTATGAAAGCCTCAACTACGATTCCCAAGGAGTACTCAGCGGGACCAATCTACACGATTACATGATGCCAACGGCCCCCGACATGCCGGAGGTGGTTACTGATCACGTAGAGACCCCTGCGACTAAAAATCCCTTGGGAGTAAAGGGAGCAGGCGAAGCGGGAACGATCCCAGTGAGCGCTGTCATTGCCCAGGCAGTGGATGACGCATTTTCCGAACAAGACCTCTACATTCGAAAGATCCCCTTAACTCCCTCCCTCCTCTTCTCAAATCTCCGTGAAACCTCCACCCTTTGA
- a CDS encoding (2Fe-2S)-binding protein has product MNPHVTKLELSVNGNPVSKEVEPRTLLSDFLRHELSLTGTHVGCEQGVCGACTVLMDGLPARSCLTLAIQCQGVEITTVEGLAEANGGELTPLQKSFQDCHALQCGFCTPGILMTLTAFLKRNPEATEEEIRMELAGNLCRCTGYQNIVKAALATLGRASEIAEKSQ; this is encoded by the coding sequence CTGAACCCTCACGTCACAAAGCTAGAACTTTCCGTCAATGGAAACCCAGTTAGCAAAGAGGTGGAACCTCGGACCCTGCTGAGCGATTTCCTTCGGCACGAGCTGTCTCTCACCGGCACACACGTCGGCTGTGAACAAGGGGTCTGCGGTGCCTGCACTGTGCTCATGGATGGCCTTCCCGCTCGCTCCTGCCTAACGCTGGCAATCCAATGCCAAGGCGTCGAGATCACCACAGTAGAGGGTTTGGCTGAAGCGAATGGTGGCGAGCTGACGCCATTGCAAAAGAGCTTCCAAGATTGCCACGCCTTGCAATGCGGATTCTGCACCCCAGGCATCTTGATGACCTTGACCGCTTTCCTAAAACGCAATCCCGAGGCGACCGAGGAAGAGATCCGCATGGAGTTGGCAGGAAACCTCTGTCGCTGCACTGGCTACCAAAACATCGTGAAGGCCGCCCTAGCAACTCTAGGTCGCGCCAGCGAAATCGCAGAGAAATCGCAATGA